A region of Drosophila mauritiana strain mau12 chromosome 3L, ASM438214v1, whole genome shotgun sequence DNA encodes the following proteins:
- the LOC117140557 gene encoding uncharacterized protein LOC117140557 isoform X2, translated as MVFMPALNLLVYNVLVGYISTEINRIINGISPHNSGTTLMYPIHNQIYHISLLVALVLMWNCYLHQCLAAFHLKMVWHLWWSDLCWSYYAPLVFFGFLMTMLHFSLIIATVMYQMQIDGDPKPRIQPEALPEQQPHPADKIQKRMPMDQPIGL; from the exons ATGGTTTTCATGCCTGCTCTAAACTTGCTTGTGTACAACGTCCTTGTGGGTTATATAAGCACGGAAATCAATCGAATCATTAATG GTATAAGCCCGCATAATTCGGGGACCACATTAATGTACCCAATTCACAACCAGATCTATCATATCTCCTTGCTGGTGGCGCTTGTTCTCATGTGGAACTGCTACCTTCACCAGTGTCTGGCTGCTTTCCACCTGAAGATGGTGTGGCACTTGTGGTGGAGCGACCTATGCTGGAGCTACTACGCTCCTCTTGTCTTTTTCGGATTCCTGATGACCATGCTGCACTTTAGTCTGATTATAGCAACCGTGATGTATCAGATGCAGATCGACGGAGATCCCAAGCCCCGGATCCAGCCCGAGGCTCTCCCAGAGCAGCAGCCACATCCCGCAGATAAAATTCAGAAACGGATGCCAATGGACCAGCCCATTGGGCTCTAG
- the LOC117140557 gene encoding uncharacterized protein LOC117140557 isoform X1 — translation MVFMPALNLLVYNVLVGYISTEINRIINVSTAQTSLWQHIPIIGQMFAPLEPETHYGVEFGERMWNFNLYINIFLLLPAFFQIYHISLLVALVLMWNCYLHQCLAAFHLKMVWHLWWSDLCWSYYAPLVFFGFLMTMLHFSLIIATVMYQMQIDGDPKPRIQPEALPEQQPHPADKIQKRMPMDQPIGL, via the exons ATGGTTTTCATGCCTGCTCTAAACTTGCTTGTGTACAACGTCCTTGTGGGTTATATAAGCACGGAAATCAATCGAATCATTAATG TTTCTACGGCCCAGACAAGTCTTTGGCAGCATATTCCTATTATCGGCCAGATGTTCGCTCCTTTAGAACCTGAAACCCATTATGGAGTGGAGTTCGGGGAACGCATGTGGAACTTCAACCTATATATAAACATCTTCCTGCTTCTCCCCGCATTTTTTCAG ATCTATCATATCTCCTTGCTGGTGGCGCTTGTTCTCATGTGGAACTGCTACCTTCACCAGTGTCTGGCTGCTTTCCACCTGAAGATGGTGTGGCACTTGTGGTGGAGCGACCTATGCTGGAGCTACTACGCTCCTCTTGTCTTTTTCGGATTCCTGATGACCATGCTGCACTTTAGTCTGATTATAGCAACCGTGATGTATCAGATGCAGATCGACGGAGATCCCAAGCCCCGGATCCAGCCCGAGGCTCTCCCAGAGCAGCAGCCACATCCCGCAGATAAAATTCAGAAACGGATGCCAATGGACCAGCCCATTGGGCTCTAG
- the LOC117141558 gene encoding thioredoxin reductase 2, mitochondrial, producing MSTIKILRSSTHNALRSSLGWCRHAASRPRYDYDLVVLGGGSAGLACAKEAAGCGARVLCFDYVKPTPVGTKWGIGGTCVNVGCIPKKLMHQASLLGEAVHEAVAYGWNVDDKNIRPDWGKLVRSVQNHIKSVNWVTRVDLRDKKVEYVNSMGSFRDSHTIEYVAMPGAEHRQVTSEYVVVAVGGRPRYPDIPGAVELGITSDDIFSYEREPGRTLVVGAGYVGLECACFLKGLGYEPTVMVRSIVLRGFDRQMSDLLAAMMTERGIPFLGTTIPKAVERQADGRLLVRYRNTTTQMDGSDVFDTVLWAIGRKGLIEDLNLEAAGVKTHDDKIVVDAAEATSVPHIFAVGDIIYGRPELTPVAILSGRLLARRLFAGSTQLMDYADVATTVFTPLEYSCVGMSEETAIELRGADNIEVFHGYYKPTEFFIPQKSVRHCYLKAVAEVSGDQKILGLHYIGPVAGEVIQGFAAALKSGLTVKTLLNTVGIHPTTAEEFTRLSITKRSGRDPTPASCCS from the coding sequence ATGTCGACGATAAAGATTCTGCGATCCTCCACACACAACGCACTTCGATCCAGCCTCGGATGGTGCCGCCATGCTGCCTCAAGACCACGCTACGACTACGACCTTGTGGTGCTCGGCGGGGGCTCGGCGGGATTGGCGTGCGCCAAGGAGGCGGCTGGCTGTGGAGCCCGCGTGCTCTGCTTCGACTACGTCAAGCCCACTCCAGTGGGCACCAAGTGGGGCATCGGCGGCACCTGCGTGAACGTGGGCTGCATCCCCAAGAAGCTGATGCACCAGGCCTCGCTACTCGGAGAGGCTGTCCACGAGGCGGTGGCCTACGGCTGGAATGTAGACGACAAGAACATACGGCCCGATTGGGGCAAGTTGGTGCGTTCCGTGCAGAACCACATCAAGTCCGTCAATTGGGTGACCCGCGTGGACCTGCGCGACAAGAAGGTGGAGTACGTCAATTCGATGGGCTCCTTTCGCGACAGCCACACCATCGAGTATGTGGCGATGCCAGGTGCCGAGCACCGCCAAGTGACCTCAGAGTACGTGGTAGTAGCCGTCGGAGGAAGGCCACGCTACCCGGACATTCCCGGAGCCGTTGAACTGGGCATCACCAGCGACGATATATTCAGCTACGAGCGAGAGCCGGGTCGTACCCTTGTGGTGGGCGCCGGATACGTTGGTCTCGAGTGCGCCTGTTTCCTCAAGGGACTCGGCTACGAGCCCACTGTCATGGTGCGCTCCATTGTGCTGCGCGGCTTCGATCGCCAGATGTCCGATCTGTTGGCCGCCATGATGACTGAGCGAGGCATTCCCTTCCTGGGCACCACAATCCCCAAGGCCGTGGAGAGGCAGGCGGACGGACGGTTGCTAGTCCGGTACCGCAACACAACCACCCAAATGGACGGCAGCGACGTTTTCGACACCGTGCTGTGGGCCATTGGGCGCAAAGGTCTCATCGAGGACCTCAACCTGGAGGCCGCCGGAGTGAAGACTCATGACGACAAGATTGTGGTGGACGCCGCGGAGGCCACCAGCGTGCCTCATATATTTGCAGTTGGAGACATCATATATGGTCGACCAGAGCTAACGCCGGTGGCCATCCTGTCGGGCCGCCTGCTTGCCAGGCGTCTGTTCGCCGGCTCCACGCAGCTGATGGACTATGCCGACGTGGCAACCACAGTTTTTACTCCGCTGGAATACAGTTGCGTCGGCATGTCGGAGGAAACGGCCATCGAACTGCGCGGTGCTGACAACATCGAGGTCTTCCATGGCTACTACAAGCCCACAGAGTTCTTTATTCCCCAGAAGAGCGTGCGTCACTGCTACCTCAAGGCCGTAGCCGAAGTATCCGGGGACCAGAAGATCCTAGGCCTGCACTACATCGGCCCAGTCGCCGGCGAGGTCATCCAGGGCTTCGCCGCAGCCCTCAAGTCCGGCTTAACCGTGAAGACGCTGCTGAACACGGTGGGAATCCACCCCACCACCGCCGAAGAGTTCACCCGGCTGTCAATCACCAAGCGATCTGGTCGGGATCCTACACCAGCCTCCTGCTGCAGTTAG